TTGAATGATGAGATTCCAATTCAATTGTGTGattccttttatttttgttgttgaataTTATGATTGAAGGTTGCAAGAGATATTGTGTGGCAAAATACCCATAGAGTCTTTCAGCCTGACAGATAATTGTGTTGGTAATAATAGTTTTACTTAAAAGCTGTTAGATGATTTCTACTATTGATTCTGATAATTTATTTGAAGTACATATTGCATTCATCTTATTTTAGAATAATCATATTAGTCAAATGTTATGATATTATATGTTCCTATGATGCTTAAGCTATTACGTGGTGAGAATACAATTGTCTATCACTACATACATGAAATTTCAAGCTACTTAAATATGCACTAATTTGTCATCTGACtacaaatatgttattatttcagtaatatatattgtttttctcttaaataaatagttttaGTCCTAACCAGTTAATGATgtaatttttatggtgtctcATTCTTTGCAGGTAGAGACttgggaaaaagaaaaagaaaaaatgtcacttcatcgaaaaaaaaaaatcaaaggcatttTTACATtgctattatttattttataatgaaTTTTCCAATTCAAGTGGTTTTCACATTTTAAGGATCTTTCTGAATCTATTTGTTATGTAATTTGGTTCATTATACCTCTAATTAAAATACTATTTCAGATGTGGGTTATTTCAGATTTCTACGTTATATACGTCAATTTGGATGAAtttatcttatattttattacttttttttaactcatGTGATCAACGGATGCAAGATTATACCTATGAATATAATACACACATGATTTTTTGTATGATAATGTCTTCTttaaaaccaaagtaaaaattaaacataacCAAAACATACCTAAATGCAACTCGACTCAGTTAAAACAAAAAGACCATATAAAAACATTATTTATTGCTCTTaacttcatttttatttctttttccaTATTATTTCATCCGTGCGACGCACGGGTTCGGATACTAGTTCTACAAGTTTATAGCACAATATGCACAGGTGCAATCTCTTGTTTGCACTGGTGTATTAATAAGCGCTGGACAATTTACCATATTGGAAGATTTATTATGCACAGTTGCtagataccaaaaaaaaaaaaaattaaactagaCACCCTGCCAAAGTGTTACTTTCAACACCAAGTATCCAATCATGAATGATAATATTCACTCGCTCCGGCACCTCATCATGCGGACAATGGCCTGTAATGTCAAGGGAGAAAAGGTCCCTATTAAGAAGTACAAACAAAACTAATGGCaacttaataaatataaaaactgtAGTTACCAGCATCTAATTCCTTAATTGAAACACCATGACAATGCTCTTTAAGCATGGCCACCCTGGCATTGGAGTCAGAAAGTGGATCTTTCATCCCCTGACAATAACGAAATCAATAACATATAAGGCTACGCCAGattaattatcattttttttcaacAGTATTTCACACCCATGTTAGAATACCTGTATAATTAGAACCTTTTCCTTGACATCTTCAAGAAGATAGTTAAGAGGTATGGAAAGGTTAAAGCTAAAGATGCTTTCCAAGACCACATCTACACCAGGATCATATGACTTTTATTATGTAAAGGAGATTTCAATAGGAATTATTTATGGATATATCAAATGCGGGAAAAAATACTATAGAAGTAGAGGATACTGCTCTTAGCATTTCATTTATGAGCCAATGATCTGCTCTTTCAACCTTCTGCAAAAGTAAAATGCCACAGTATCAACAACCATCAAcggaaaacaaaaacataagatTTGGAAGCTAGTGGCAAAAACTACACTCACAGTTGGGTAGCATTTCTTAACTATTTCTTGAATTCTTAGCCTCAAGTAGAATAGAAGAATTCGAGAACCCAACCAGGAAGCCCCTGATGTTTGTCTGTCCTGAATTTTTATATGTAAACAGAAAAGCAAAATTTAGATAGATATTCTAATTATGTTGTACTCATACTGAAGCTATAAACAATATAAAATTATAGTGAGAAATGTTTGTAGGTATTTACTAAATTACTAAATCCCAACTTTAAGTTCCATTACACACTTTTGGATGCTTCCCTTCATTCAAGAAAAACACAAAGGTCTCATGGATGCATTTTTTGTGAAGACTGAGATTTTAAATTTCTATTGTGTAATGGATAAACATATGTAATATAGGTAGATGATGGAGGGGGTATATGATAGACTGATGAACTCACAGAAATGCTACTGGTTTATTGAAGAAAACAGAGACTCAATCCTCAAGAACTGAGGTTGAATTCTCAGGAATTACACAGAAGAATCAAGAACACTAACAAGAACCCTAACCACTGGAATTCGAGATCCAGAATCTCCCAAACCACTACCCAATCGATAACTGCCTCAACTGAATGACCAAATCCCTATTTATACTAATTGCTAGCTGTCTAACAGAATTGTATTGCTGACATCAGCATAACAGCTAAGCAGCTATATTAGAAGTAACCTTCTAAGGCTCACTTCTCTTATGCTTCCTAGTATATACCTTTGTAAACCTGGACTTAGGTATTTTAGGGATAGAACTATCATCATAGACACATGTTAAGTTTCTAATAAGTAGATTGCCTCACATAAAACATGGCAAAACTTAACACCGGCAAGAATCAAATTGTAAGTCTATCAGACAGTGCCAATCGAAAAAAAAGCATATTGTGTCTCGCATGTGTAACATAACTTCCATtgttctcacttacacttactcTGGGCAATGGTATGGATGTATATGTGGGGATGATATTGCCAGCACTGTTGATCAAGACAGCTGATTTGATCAAAACACTCCAAATGCGAGCAACAATAGCAACAAAATAACCTGGAGTATGAAAAAAGTAATTATTAAATGATGAACTAATCAAATGAATAagcaaatgaattttttttacatatagCAAAGTTACTTTGCATGCGTGTTAAAAGGAGGCAGAAATATTGGGGCAAGGTACCCAATTTATGGTTAACACATACCACCAATTGAGTTGCCAACAAGATGGACCGGTTCACCCACAACATCAACAATAAAATCTCTTAATAGTTCAGCCCACAATAGTTCAGTATATACAATATTTGGCTTTTCTGATTCGCCAAATCCTAACAATGTAATAGTCCATACTCGATTCCCAGCTCCAGCTAAAGCATGTATGTTATCTCGGTAATGCTCCCCGAAGGCACCAAAACCATGTACAAGAAGAACTGCAGGACCATCTTCACCAGCAAGTGTATACTGAGAAAAGCGTTTCAAACAAAATTTAGCAGTAGATTTTATAAAAACCTGCTGTTGTATAAGGTATTTCAGGTTTTTAACTCATTTCATTGAGAAAGGGCTCTTTTAAAGGGGATATAATTGGAAATCAAACATTAACCGAAAGCCCATTCAATTGATACCTGAACAAGAAATCCATTCCATCTCCATATACGTGTTGAGTGTATCCCATCATTCTTTAAATGATTTCTCAATGCCATAAGCCAATACCACTATGACACcaaaataaatagataaatCAATCAATTgattaaaaagagaaaagaaaagaaaatggtaAAGGCAAGTACTCTAACTGATAAGACATAACCAAATCAATAAGGCACATGACAATTTGTACTCTAACACAGCATAACTGTTATAACTAGCACCTCCTTTGAGCACACAGCATCAATTGCTGCTGCGATTGTGACAGCTGAATATCCAAAGGGAGATAAGAATCCTGCATTCCGTTCTTTCTCATATTTGATAGCTTCATAATATACTCTTCTTCTTGATATAATGCCAAGAGATAAGGCAGGACCAAAGAGTCCAATAAATGATGCTCCATTCCGACTTTCATAAGAACGGACTTTTTCATGTACCCTGAACGAATTTTAAGACAAAGGAGCATTTCATGGCATGTAAAATTTGTTTTAACATGATGACTTCAGTTGAAACCTTTTAGCAGCTTAGCAAATAAAGAAAGGTTAATTGTGTATCGTAAAGAACAGAAAAGAAAATTGTCATGTCAAACAAATTAACCACTTAGGAGGAGGAGACTAGAAAGTAGATCACAAACATTGCAGCTTTTGAGGTAAACAAAGGCAAGGTGCATCTGCCCTTCTAATGATACAGAAGAACAGAATGTAATACAAGACTTTTACAAACCAGAAACAGAAAACAAAGTGAAAtctgatgattttttttataatgaaaaCAGTTTTCCTTTAAATGAAGATAATAATGAAAAACCAGCTATTACTACTTTTGGCCTCCAGACTGCTTACAATATTTACATTTactaaaataacataaaaaaacaaaatccaaGGATAAAAAATGGGTTGTCACTACATACTCTTGCCAGTCATTACGAGCTGTTCCCTCTAAATATCTCAAATATGCAGCCAATGCATTCAGTGCATTATTTGTTCCTCCTCCCACAACATTTCCTTTTCGTGTCACAAAAACAGATTCATTTGGTTCCCTAGACTGTATCTGTCTAAAGCTATAACTTCTTTCACTGCTCTCACTCGATTTCAATATATCTCTGCGTAATAACGTTTCAGCTGATGTCTCCTTGATTAATTTCCAATTCTCTCCTGATTTCCACGAGTTTTTATTCATTAATTCCTTTATATCATCATATACAGGAAGAGCACCTGATTCAATAAACAATTATCACATGACTTTCAGCAAAATCATAAAATGCAGGAAAttaaagaagaagaataataagAATTCTGATAAGAAAAGTCATCCACCACAGAACTCACCCCAGTCGAGTTCCATTTCTGCACCAGGTAATTTTGACAGCTGAATCGGTTCAGTTACTGGGAGTCGAAGTTTCTTAAAGTCATCATAGGATGCAGGAAGATCTTGCAGAACCTAGTGACAGTGAAATCAATACAATTATCAAACATGACAAAATTAATCAAAACAATCACCACATCGACATAATTTCCACATTTCACATGATCAACTCAACCAACCAAGCCAATGAACACAGCAAACACAAATGAGCTACCTGCCTTTACATCATAAAACGGAGTGTTCCACAATTCAATCACTGGAGAACCTTCTGGAACCGAGACCGATTTCAAATGCTGGCTCACAACATCGATGAGGAAGCGCAGTTCATACTCTACCTCTTGTTCCGCAAACACACAGGTAGCCTTAACCTGTTCCATCCTGAGCGATGAATTGAATTTATCTAAGAAAATTGAATTCCGATGAAACTAACTGCAAATTAACTAACTGAAAAAAATAACTAACTACCTCCATTGCAAGTTGCTGAATCACATTCTCAGCATTGCCGAATCTAACCATTAGGTCAGAACCACGATCCTGCAACGACTTCCTCAAATCGTGAACTGCGAAGAGAACCAGTTCCAGCGTTTCATCGGAAAAACCTGCAAAACAAGAGCCACACCGTGATGAGATTCGATTTCACATCGCAGAGAGTTGAGTTGAGTTTTGGGCGCACTAACGTGAGAGAATACGGTGGTCGAAGACGTAGAGAGGGACGAGAGATGGAAAGTTGGAGGCGGCGGCGAGGAGTCCAGGGTGGTCATCGGTTCGGAGATCGTGCTTGAACCAGAGAATGGCGGTGGCGGTTGAGCAACGGCAGCGAGTTGGAGAGATGCGGGTGTTTGGAAAGGAGGAAAGTGAGGGAAAATGGGAGGGAAATTGCGGGAGACTGAGGAGAGCCATTAGGGAAGGAAAATTGATGCAGAGGGAAATAACtgcatttaatattttaatacctatatattttttttttttggaaataaaCTGGCAGAGAAAATTTAAAAAGTGGAAAATTTGTTGACCACAATGATCCACGCCACTACACTATATGGATTTTCTCTAACACATTACCTTTGGAATATGATGACCACAAATTTGAAGTAGGGCAAAATTTGTTTAcccaataaaaaaacaaaaggtaTTGAGGTTGAGAATGTACTAAGCACTCATGATTGTTTCGAATTACGCAATTTCTGACTCTATAAAATCCAAGATTTGGAGAACATAAGACATTACATATCTCATATCTCAAATTATTTAAACTCACATTCTAACTTGAGCGTCGAAATGTCACTGAAAATTTGTTATTTCGTCGTTCATCTTCGATCAACATTTTTTcaagtgattttgttagattCGTCGGATCACCGATTTCTAAAATAATTAGAGGAAGTGTTCTCCTCTTGCGATCCTTCCTTGCTGGGGCAGttgcatttttttaattttattactcGCATTCAAGTTTTCTAATACTAGATTCCAAAGTTAGTGAGATATGTGTAATGTCATAAGAGTAGAATTGCTCGTTTAAGAAATTATTGTGTTAGATTGTTCATCAAACTCACACGACAATTcctaaatataaatttatttgaaccaacatgagtttaattttgtcACATGACAGAAAACAATTAGCATTCAAAATATACACCGTgatattcaaaaaaaaacatcgTTTTTTgtgatttaatatttaaaatatagaatAGAGAAATGTAATTAAGTGTATATGTAATACTATTTACATCATCATATAAAAAACAGAAATAGATTGAAATATATAGTTAAAATTTGGGAACAAGGCTCTCCCAATTAAGCCAACAAGAAGTCcaaaaagtaaagaaaaaaaaaactaaatgttcaaaataattgaaat
This portion of the Lotus japonicus ecotype B-129 chromosome 3, LjGifu_v1.2 genome encodes:
- the LOC130747947 gene encoding uncharacterized protein LOC130747947 isoform X1, which encodes MALLSLPQFPSHFPSLSSFPNTRISPTRCRCSTATAILWFKHDLRTDDHPGLLAAASNFPSLVPLYVFDHRILSRFSDETLELVLFAVHDLRKSLQDRGSDLMVRFGNAENVIQQLAMEVKATCVFAEQEVEYELRFLIDVVSQHLKSVSVPEGSPVIELWNTPFYDVKVLQDLPASYDDFKKLRLPVTEPIQLSKLPGAEMELDWGALPVYDDIKELMNKNSWKSGENWKLIKETSAETLLRRDILKSSESSERSYSFRQIQSREPNESVFVTRKGNVVGGGTNNALNALAAYLRYLEGTARNDWQEVHEKVRSYESRNGASFIGLFGPALSLGIISRRRVYYEAIKYEKERNAGFLSPFGYSAVTIAAAIDAVCSKEWYWLMALRNHLKNDGIHSTRIWRWNGFLVQYTLAGEDGPAVLLVHGFGAFGEHYRDNIHALAGAGNRVWTITLLGFGESEKPNIVYTELLWAELLRDFIVDVVGEPVHLVGNSIGGYFVAIVARIWSVLIKSAVLINSAGNIIPTYTSIPLPRVSDRQTSGASWLGSRILLFYLRLRIQEIVKKCYPTKVERADHWLINEMLRASYDPGVDVVLESIFSFNLSIPLNYLLEDVKEKVLIIQGMKDPLSDSNARVAMLKEHCHGVSIKELDAGHCPHDEVPERVNIIIHDWILGVESNTLAGCLV
- the LOC130747947 gene encoding uncharacterized protein LOC130747947 isoform X3, which gives rise to MEQVKATCVFAEQEVEYELRFLIDVVSQHLKSVSVPEGSPVIELWNTPFYDVKVLQDLPASYDDFKKLRLPVTEPIQLSKLPGAEMELDWGALPVYDDIKELMNKNSWKSGENWKLIKETSAETLLRRDILKSSESSERSYSFRQIQSREPNESVFVTRKGNVVGGGTNNALNALAAYLRYLEGTARNDWQEVHEKVRSYESRNGASFIGLFGPALSLGIISRRRVYYEAIKYEKERNAGFLSPFGYSAVTIAAAIDAVCSKEWYWLMALRNHLKNDGIHSTRIWRWNGFLVQYTLAGEDGPAVLLVHGFGAFGEHYRDNIHALAGAGNRVWTITLLGFGESEKPNIVYTELLWAELLRDFIVDVVGEPVHLVGNSIGGYFVAIVARIWSVLIKSAVLINSAGNIIPTYTSIPLPRVSDRQTSGASWLGSRILLFYLRLRIQEIVKKCYPTKVERADHWLINEMLRASYDPGVDVVLESIFSFNLSIPLNYLLEDVKEKVLIIQGMKDPLSDSNARVAMLKEHCHGVSIKELDAGHCPHDEVPERVNIIIHDWILGVESNTLAGCLV
- the LOC130747947 gene encoding uncharacterized protein LOC130747947 isoform X2 is translated as MALLSLPQFPSHFPSLSSFPNTRISPTRCRCSTATAILWFKHDLRTDDHPGLLAAASNFPSLVPLYVFDHRILSRFSDETLELVLFAVHDLRKSLQDRGSDLMVRFGNAENVIQQLAMEVKATCVFAEQEVEYELRFLIDVVSQHLKSVSVPEGSPVIELWNTPFYDVKVLQDLPASYDDFKKLRLPVTEPIQLSKLPGAEMELDWGALPVYDDIKELMNKNSWKSGENWKLIKETSAETLLRRDILKSSESSERSYSFRQIQSREPNESVFVTRKGNVVGGGTNNALNALAAYLRYLEGTARNDWQEVHEKVRSYESRNGASFIGLFGPALSLGIISRRRVYYEAIKYEKERNAGFLSPFGYSAVTIAAAIDAVCSKEWYWLMALRNHLKNDGIHSTRIWRWNGFLVQYTLAGEDGPAVLLVHGFGAFGEHYRDNIHALAGAGNRVWTITLLGFGESEKPNIVYTELLWAELLRDFIVDVVGEPVHLVGNSIGGYFVAIVARIWSVLIKSAVLINSAGNIIPTYTSIPLPRDRQTSGASWLGSRILLFYLRLRIQEIVKKCYPTKVERADHWLINEMLRASYDPGVDVVLESIFSFNLSIPLNYLLEDVKEKVLIIQGMKDPLSDSNARVAMLKEHCHGVSIKELDAGHCPHDEVPERVNIIIHDWILGVESNTLAGCLV